In Clostridia bacterium, a genomic segment contains:
- a CDS encoding methylphosphotriester-DNA--protein-cysteine methyltransferase family protein has product MTKEQWRAIELHDPSYDGKLFCGIKSSKIICRPSCTARKYEPKDIIIFNSLEDAVNAGFHPCSRCRPNLPEWHGAKQELASKAEAYICEHYFEKFSLDSISAALYVDKIYLSKTFKKVTGTTLLKYHNQKRCEEACKLLMSTDLSIEIIADRVGYATPSHFARIFKSIYISSPSAYRKQYLKSLKD; this is encoded by the coding sequence ATGACAAAAGAACAATGGCGAGCGATAGAGCTTCACGATCCCTCCTATGACGGCAAGCTCTTCTGCGGCATAAAATCTTCGAAAATCATTTGCCGTCCTTCCTGCACTGCCAGAAAATACGAGCCTAAAGATATTATTATATTTAACAGCTTGGAGGACGCAGTAAACGCGGGCTTTCATCCGTGCAGCCGCTGCAGGCCCAATCTACCGGAATGGCATGGAGCAAAACAGGAACTGGCTTCAAAGGCTGAGGCATATATATGCGAACACTATTTTGAAAAGTTTTCGCTCGATTCCATTTCTGCGGCGCTGTATGTTGACAAGATCTATTTATCAAAAACATTTAAAAAGGTTACGGGCACGACCTTACTAAAGTACCATAACCAGAAACGCTGTGAAGAAGCATGCAAACTGCTTATGTCTACCGATTTAAGCATAGAGATAATTGCAGATCGTGTCGGCTATGCTACGCCTTCGCATTTTGCAAGGATCTTTAAAAGCATTTATATATCTTCTCCCAGCGCATACAGAAAACAATATTTAAAAAGTCTGAAAGATTGA